GTGCCCCTCCAGGGTGAGCTATCGTGTCCTGCTGGGAGGCGACGTGCCTGAGAAAGTAGACTGGAATAGCCAGACGCGCTGGTGGGTGATCGGTGCCGGCGGATCGGGCAAGAGCACCTTCGCCCGGCGCGTCGGCGCGGCCCTTGGCCTTGCTGCCCACCACCTCGACGATGTCTACCGGGGGCGTGACGGCGAACTGCTGGGCGCGGGCGAGGGCAAGACCCTTGCTGCCGCCATAGCGACCGGCCCCCGCTGGGTCATCGAGGGCGTGGGCGATTACGGGGAACTTGCGCAAGTGGTCCTGAGCCGTGCAACCGCGCTGGTGTGGCTCGACCTCACCTGGGGCGTATGCCGCGAAGGGCTGCTCCAGCGCGGGCCGCACTATGGGTACGATCCTGACGATCCAGTAAACTTGGCAGCCTGGGCAGAAGCGCACCCACAATACGGTGCGGACCATCTAACGCTCTACGGCGCATTCAGCGGCCTCAAGACGCGCCTGACGACGCGGGCGGAGACAGCCGCCTTCTCTATCGGCCCATCGCCAGCACGGCGGTGAAGACCTTCAGCAGCTTCAGGCGCAGATGGAGCTGGAACGTCCGCTCACCACCCTGAACAGCCTTTGGGAGGGTCTGCTATCCGGCACCGAGCCGGAACGTCTGCTTGTTGGCCCGAACCCAACGCGAAAGAACGACCCCAAGCGGACGTCAGCGCGCATCAGGTAAACTCCACGCCCATAGGCAAGGAGTTGCGCAGAAGCTCCATGAATTTCGGTCTGGGCGGACGAAACGTTGGAACCAGTCTTGATCGATTGGGAGGTCGCCCGGAGGCGCTCACCGCTGACTGGAAGGTGATAGTACACGCGCAGGTCGACTGTCGCGCTGAGGCCCCGCTTCAAGATCAGGGATTGCAGCTCTCGCAGCGCCCCGGGTCCGCGGTCTTGGCGCTCGTCGCCTGGCGCTCCTGTCGGCAGTCGCAAGCCTGGCAGGTCAAGATCTCCGCGCGGATCACATGCGTCGGCTCCCCGCACCATTCGCAAGGCAGACCCGCAATGCGTTCGGTGACATCAAATCCGGGGTGTTTGCAGGTAGGGCATTCACTGCGAAACCGGCGAACCAGGTCGCTGGCCGCGCGCTCGATCGCGCGCATCCGCGTTGGATTGCGGTGGGCGCGCATATCCGCTTCGACGAAAGCTGCGCCACATTTGGCGACGACCTGGCCAACAGCTTGTTCCAGAGCGACGTGGTCAACGACGTCCTTGAACAGGGCGAGATCAGGCGCGGGCTTCTCGTCGACACAGCCCATGACTATCAACCCATGTTCGGGAAATTTAGACCGTTCAGCAAAAGCGACCGCTGTTTCCATGTCCGAGACGACCGCCTGGCCATAGTTGGTCTCAGGGCTCGCAAAGTGGCCCGTCAGTTCGAGGCCGCGCTCACGATCGATCAGCAGGACCAGTTCGCGGCCCAAAGCAAGGAAGGGGATATAGGGGTGCGGGCCAAAGCTGCCTTCGCTGGCGATACCCACGCGAGCATAGGGCGCGTACTCGAACCCCGCGGCGATCTTGGCCCTGGCCGCATCAAGTTGGGAGCCGGTCCGCTCGACATCACGGCTGAATGTGCCGAACCGGTCTGTATTCAGGCCGAGCGCCAGAGCGACCCGCAACCCCAGCCCTTCCTTGAGGACCGGCGCGACCACGCGCTCCTTGTCGTGCATCGTCGCGAGCACGGCGATGGTGTCTTTGTAGGGACGATCGTCAGCTGTCATGTTCAGAAATAGCCCTCCCGCTTTTTCTGTTCGAGCGAGCCGCCATCCTCCCCGTCGCTGATCCGCCCCTGCCGCTCGGAGGACGACGCCCGCAGGGTTTCATCGACGACGGCGGCGAGATCGGTCGCTTCGGACTCAACCGCACCGGTGACCGGCCAGCAGCCGAGCGTCCGGAAGCGCACGGTCCTGGTCTGGATTTCGTCGCCGGGCTGGAACCGCATGCGGCTCGTCTCATCAACCACGATGAAGGCCGCGCCGCGTTGAACGACCGGCCGGGGCGCGGCGTAGTAAAGCGGCGCCAGCTCAATCTTGTGGAGCATCGCGTAGGCCCAGATATCCGTCTCGGTCC
The sequence above is drawn from the Phenylobacterium glaciei genome and encodes:
- a CDS encoding DUF6671 family protein, with translation MTADDRPYKDTIAVLATMHDKERVVAPVLKEGLGLRVALALGLNTDRFGTFSRDVERTGSQLDAARAKIAAGFEYAPYARVGIASEGSFGPHPYIPFLALGRELVLLIDRERGLELTGHFASPETNYGQAVVSDMETAVAFAERSKFPEHGLIVMGCVDEKPAPDLALFKDVVDHVALEQAVGQVVAKCGAAFVEADMRAHRNPTRMRAIERAASDLVRRFRSECPTCKHPGFDVTERIAGLPCEWCGEPTHVIRAEILTCQACDCRQERQATSAKTADPGRCESCNP